One genomic window of Cygnus atratus isolate AKBS03 ecotype Queensland, Australia chromosome 16, CAtr_DNAZoo_HiC_assembly, whole genome shotgun sequence includes the following:
- the APCDD1L gene encoding protein APCDD1-like produces MLRCWWLAGLLVACAAAEPPLRWEPRCRQQLRHLQDGARIAARLPPRLEGRWVSTGCEVRPGPEFLTRSYLFYVNRLFKAYQFYYWDPSCREPSYSLVIKGKLRLRQASWITRGATEADYHLHKVGIVFHSQKAMREVASWINQTSGEGCSGFLPPGRTWAPGALYELLSAKSERDCTAALGFAMHELSLVRVEKHYQPLLEPQQSGSQLVEELYLGDIHTDWVERRHYRPTGYQRPMQSAVHHVHPCPACGIIYRADEHHPPILPARAEPPMQLSGSWVSTHCEVRPAVLFLTRYFIFHGNNHTWEGYYYHYSDPLCKQPTFTIYASGRYTQGVPSSKVRGGTELAFKVTQARVTPMDQLTVMMLNSSEPGSCGLTNSWSAGVEQDITPTNGCLALGIKLPHTEYELFKTEHDTRDRSLLYVGERPTDGSSPDRPDKRPTSYQAPLIQCAGAPEEFSNYVSLKYLGEEDANGSEALKPLPVAFLLFIALQFLRWD; encoded by the exons CCTGCGCTGCCGCGGAGCCGCCGCTGCGCTGGGAGCCGCGGTGCCGGCAGCAGCTCCGCCACCTGCAGGACGGCGCCAGGATCGCGGCGCGGCTGCCGCCCCGCCTGGAAGGCCGCTGGGTGTCCACCGG GTGCGAGGTGCGGCCGGGACCCGAGTTCCTCACCCGATCCTACCTCTTCTACGTCAACCGCCTCTTCAAGGCTTACCAGTTCTACTACTGGGACCCCTCCTGCCGGGAGCCCTCGTACTCCCTGGTCATCAAGGGCAAGCTGCGCCTGCGCCAGGCGTCCTGGATCACCCGCGGGGCCACCGAGGCCGACTACCACCTCCACAAAGTCGGCATCGTTTTCCACAGCCAGAAAGCCATGCGGGAGGTGGCCTCCTGGATCAACCAGACCTCGGGCGAGGGCTGCAGCGGGTTCCTGCCGCCGGGGCGCACCTGGGCTCCCGGAGCCCTCTACGAACTGCTGAGTGCCAAGTCCGAGCGCGACTGCACCGCAGCCCTGGGCTTTGCCATGCACGAGCTCAGCCTCGTGCGGGTGGAGAAGCATTATCAGCCCTTGCTGGAGCCGCAGCAGAGCGGCAGCCAGCTGGTGGAAGAGCTGTACCTGGGGGACATTCACACGGACTGGGTGGAGAGGCGCCACTACCGACCGACCGGTTACCAGCGACCGATGCAGAGCGCCGTG cACCACGTGCATCCTTGCCCGGCCTGTGGGATTATATACAGAGCTGATGAACACCACCCCCCCATCCTCCCTGCCAGAGCCGAGCCGCCGATGCAGCTGAGCGGCAGCTGGGTGAGCACCCACTGCGAGGTGCGGCCCGCGGTGCTTTTCCTCACCAGGTACTTCATCTTCCATGGTAACAACCACACCTGGGAAGGGTACTACTATCACTACTCCGACCCGCTCTGCAAGCAGCCGACTTTCACCATCTATGCGTCTGGGCGTTACACCCAAGGCGTCCCCTCCTCCAAAGTGAGAGGTGGCACGGAGCTGGCTTTTAAAGTCACGCAGGCTCGGGTGACGCCGATGGACCAGCTAACGGTGATGATGCTGAACTCCTCCGAGCCAGGCAGCTGCGGGCTGACAAACTCCTGGAGTGCCGGGGTGGAGCAGGATATAACACCGACGAACGGCTGCTTGGCCTTGGGCATCAAGCTGCCCCACACAGAGTATGAGCTCTTCAAAACGGAGCACGACACGAGAGACCGCAGCCTGCTGTACGTTGGCGAGAGGCCCACGGACGGGTCCAGTCCCGACCGTCCCGACAAGCGACCCACCTCGTACCAGGCGCCTCTGATCCAGTGTGCTGGGGCGCCAGAGGAGTTCTCTAACTATGTTAGTCTAAAGTACTTGGGAGAAGAGGATGCTAATGGCAGTGAAGCACTAAAACCTTTGCCTGTGgcctttttattgtttatagCACTGCAGTTTTTAAGATGGGACTAG